The genomic window CAAAGAGGAGTAAGACATTCCCCATCTCAGACGGGAGAAGCAAGATGATGAAGAGAGTGGTGATGATAAGGAGGCTTTGGACTACTTTACGGCTTGCCCTGTGCATCTCTGCTGCCTGCTGACCTGTCCCCTGGCGGTCCTGGTGCATTGCTCCGTCCCGTAACGTTTTGATGATTTTGTAGTACGCCCACAGCAGGAAGATCAGCGGTAAGACGAAGCTGACAGTGAAAGATTTGATGAACATCATCTTCGCGAACCAAGGAGCTCCCAGGCCCCGAAAATCGCAGTCGTTAATCTCAGCATTGTAGTGACACCGTATCGGAAACTCCAGTTCGAGAATGAAGGCGAGCGTCCATGCTGACGCAGCGAGCATCAGCCCCCGGCGAACCGTGAAGGCCCTGGCGTAGACAAACGGGTGCACGATGGCCAAGTAACGTTCGAACGTCACCACGACTAGGTTGAATGCCGAAGCGAAAAACGCAGACCAGAAGAGGTGGAGATTCCAAAACAGCCGGCAGTAAAACTCACCGACGAAGCCGCTGCTGATGTTGACCGGGAAGGGGTGGCCTTCCGCCACAAACATTGTGGTTATAGTGAAGAACAAACAGCAGAGGAAATCTGACATGGCCAGGCTTGCGATGAGATAGTGGGTGATGTCGTGGAGGAATTTCGACCTGAGCACGGTCGTGCAGACGATCGTGTTTCCCGCCAAGCCGATGATACCTACGATGAAATTGATTACGATGAAGAAAGTGTTGACTGCATTGTTGGTTGTGTTTGGTAGACCTGGAACAATGGTAGAACTTGTTTCATCGAAAGTTGAATAATTGAGTTCCATTGTGAGAGAAACTGTGGCTCCGGATTCTGCAAAGAAAATCGTTTAAATGTTAGACCAGTTATGACAATTTTCGAAATAAGGTTACAACTATACTAGTCTCTTGAAAGGGTTCAACGATTAGACTCAGttcaatcagggcccaatttcatagagctgctaagcacaaaaattagctaagcatgaaatttcttccctgataaaattaggattaccagccaaacttccaTCTGTTACatatagtgcttgttactggtattcagcttttgtttgcttatcctgaaaatcacatagaaatttggttggtaaacctgtttttatcaaggaagaaatttcatgctaagcgaatttgtgtgcttagcagctctatgaaattgggccctggtctgatCTTTTCGGGGTCTATATGAACGTAAAGGTCACATCTGTACAACTTAAACAACTGTCAACTTTGAGCAGTTAGTATTAAATTTGCTTGCATTGCGTGATTGAGTGAAGGTttgttaaagaaacacgttgctttggagaGGGCATGtatgtctacctccatggatcgggcgagttggtccatgaaaagcgtttgaaaccgtttgtcaaagggtgtatgtaacttttgtagaacaaaaaacacaatgtccacagatttacaataaactcacacagtttgaagataatgatagtagaaaacttccctgaaaatattacgtgctgaggcgctgcagttttggggaaatgagtaaaacaatgtcttgaaaataattttcatctcatgagacgaaaattattttaagcatttacaaacgtattttcatgacattgttttactcatttctcaaaaactacagcacctcagtaagtaatatttgaagggaagctttccactatcattatctacaaaccctgtaagtttaatgtaaatctatggacattttgaaaaggtacccaaatcatttataaaaaatgcaatggttagaaagatgtttaaaaagtagaatataacgatccgtacaaacatgcctcgaaattgcatggttgtcCTTATGCGTcatgaacttaaaggaacacgttgccttggatcggacgagttggtcaaaacaaaagcgtttgtaaccgttttttataaaatgcatatggttggaaagatgttttaaaagtagaatacaatgatccacacaagtttgcctcgaaattgcgtggttttccttctactgtgcgaactaacatggtcggccatttatgggagtcaaaattttgacccccataaatggccgacgtgtttagtcgacgaggtaaaaggaaaaccacgcaatttcgaggcatgtttgtgtggattattgtattctacttttacaacagctttctaaccatatgcattttataaaaaacggttacaaacgcttttcaaagaccaactcgaccgatccaaggcaacgtgttcctttaacattgcgcgccattttgtggagtcaagtttttgattcCATAAAagtggctgaccgtgttagtttgcaaagtaagaTGTTAGTGTGGATCGTTaagcatctttctaaccatatgcattttataacaaacggtttcatggaccactcgaccaatccaaggcaccgtgttcctttaaacacgaAACGTAGTGTTTACTCGTTTTTTAAGATGACACGAAAACAAATCTGCCAGTGATAAGTGGTCTTAATTGAAATTGACAAGGTCCTGGCAATTATCCTATATTACGTCGACATTTATCTTAAAACCGTTGTTTGCATGCTATATCATTTTGGGGCATTGTCAGCGGCATTATGGAAACGTTTtgctatttatttcatttctcaaaaatcgttcaaagaaaaaaatgtttaaagttTAGTTGGTAAAATTTAAGGGAATCATGTACTATTTTTTTgtagtatttattatttatataggttttctcggtcaatttcggaaaaagagcagtcaatttcattttcatgcgttcgaattaaagctgttttgcctctccatttgttactgcgtttcaaattcagaattcagccattcaatttcgtttagagtcgagtcaaattcctttagcactctgttcaatttagcataACGTCaatctttttcgtgacacacccgccccaagaagcgtctgcgaatttgaatgctgctttgatgaattttaaattgaatggttattttgttaaatcgaatgacgcaacattacatttgactaatcataaaaagaAATCGAATGACCATTTACAGTAGAATTCAATTTCGCGCGAATTAGAATAGCTTTGTGGTTAAAttacacaattttattttgttgtctggTGGTGTgcgtcttttgttattttaaccgCAATCAGCCCTTGACTCCAAATGTGAATAGAAATATACATTACTTCAAATGTGATAAAAAATATCAGGTTATAAAAAAGAGTTGGGCTGGACACACAGACAATAGATGGATAACAATACTAAT from Asterias amurensis chromosome 17, ASM3211899v1 includes these protein-coding regions:
- the LOC139950133 gene encoding somatostatin receptor type 2-like; its protein translation is MELNYSTFDETSSTIVPGLPNTTNNAVNTFFIVINFIVGIIGLAGNTIVCTTVLRSKFLHDITHYLIASLAMSDFLCCLFFTITTMFVAEGHPFPVNISSGFVGEFYCRLFWNLHLFWSAFFASAFNLVVVTFERYLAIVHPFVYARAFTVRRGLMLAASAWTLAFILELEFPIRCHYNAEINDCDFRGLGAPWFAKMMFIKSFTVSFVLPLIFLLWAYYKIIKTLRDGAMHQDRQGTGQQAAEMHRASRKVVQSLLIITTLFIILLLPSEMGNVLLLFDVSIDFTGSQIGNIFRTTTVLNSVVNPMIYAVKYKKFRRAMKATMCPCVKNIVGVEDTTSTADTG